In Halomonas denitrificans, the genomic stretch CACCACGTCGAAGCGGTCGGCCAGGCACTTCTGCGCCGAGAACCGCATCAGGCGCGAGTCGTCGACGAACAGGATCTTGCCGCCCGGGTTGTTTGCATTCGCCATCGTGTCCACCATCCGTGCGATTGAGGTCGAAGCGGACGCGCGACGGGTCGGCGCCCTCACGCTAGTTATTCAATCTGCATGCCAACTGGATGGAAAACGTGCGTCATGCACGGTATCGGGGGGTGGATTCGAAACGCCGTCGCGGATTGACTCGACCGGACCGCCCCGCTGGACGCGCGCGCATCGGCGCAGTTCGTCCATTGCCGACCACGTCGTTGCGGCGGCTCGGTCCCCGATCAGGCGCCGGCGTCCCCGTCCCGCACGGGGCGAAGATGCAGCCCCTCGTCGCGTCCGGCCGGCCGGCGGCCGCCCTGCGGCCCGGCGCACGGTCGAACCAGCAGCGCCGAGGCGTCGAGATCGCGCTTGGGCACGTGGATCATCGCGACGATCTCCGGTCGCACGGAGCGCCCGCGCACCTGGCGGGGGCGATCGCCCAGGGCGTCCTTCACCCGCTGACGCAGGCGCCGCGCGCCGTCGAGCGGCGTGGCGGGCAGCAGCACCGTGTAGTGATCGCGGCCGGTGCGTCCGACCGTGTCCTCGGCGCGCACCGCCTCGACCAGCTCGGCCTCGAGGTGGCGCATCAGTGCATTGAGCATCGCGCCGCCCATCTCCGCCTCGATCGCGGCCGCGTTCCGCAGACGCAGGTGCAGCAGCGCGATGTCCAGGTCGTGGCGCACGTGCAGCGCCAGCGCCTGGCGCAGGCGCTCGACGAAACCGACGCGCGAGCGTTCGACGTTCGCCGCGGCCGGCACGTCGATGCGCCGCGGCCCGGAACCTTCCCCGGCCTCTCGACCCGCGGGACCGCCCGGCGACGCACCGCCGGTACCGGCGGACGGGAGCGCGAAACGCTCGTCGGGACCGTCGACCGGCTCGCCGCCGGCGTCTGCCGTCGAGCTTCCGGAAACCGGAGGAATCGGACCGACCACCGACGCAGCGGGAGCGTCGTCCTGCGCGCCGGCCAGCAGCCTCGCCACCCGGTCGCGCAGTGCCGAGGGACGGAACGGCTTGGTCATCAGGTCGTCGGCGCCGAGCTCCAGCGCGCGCAGCCGGTCGCCTTCGACCGTGGAGCCGGTGACCGCCATGATCGGCAGCGCCCGAATGCGATCGTCCTCGGAGGCGCGGACATGGCGGATCACGTCGAAGCCGTCGGTCTCCGGCATCATCAGGTCGGTCACCACCGCGGTGATCGCCGGGTTGTCGGCCAGCGCCCGGATCGCGTCATCGCCGCCTTCTGCCAGCACGACCTCGTAGTCGCCGGCCAGGCTCTTGCGCGCGGTGAAGCGCATCAGGCGCGAGTCGTCGATGAACAGGACGGTGTCGCGGGTTGTCTTCGTCGATCGGGTCATGTCGGTCACCTCGATGGGGTGCTCGCGATGGTCGCCGGTCCCGTCCTGCGCTCAGACAGCTGCGCGACCTTCGGTGCGTCGAGCCGGACCATGCCGATCGCGAGCAGGCGTTCGGCGTCGCGGACCTCGCCCGGCAGCTGCACCTGGGTGCGAAGCTCCAGCCCGACCGATCCCGACGGAAAGCGCGCCGGCGATTGCCGCAACGCGCGGTCCAGGCGCTTGCGCAGCTGCTCGGCGCCCGACTCGGGCGTGGCCGGCAGGATAAGCGTGAACGTATCCGGCGCACTGCGGCCCACCGTGTCCTCGACCCGAACGCGGTCGGCCAGCAGGCGCTCGACGTGGCGCATGGTCGCCTCCGCCCACGCGTTGCCCCAGCGACCGGCAATGCGCGCATGGTTCAACAGGCGGACGTGGACGAGCGACAGCGGGAGGCCGTGCCGCGCATGCAGCATCAGCGCCTGCTCGGCGCGCAGCAGCAGGCCGGGACGGCGACGCTCGACGTTGCCGTGGTCGGTCGCTCCCCGGGCGAGTTCGGTGGCGGGTCGATCCGCGGCCAGGTAGCGC encodes the following:
- a CDS encoding response regulator, giving the protein MSDIDPDSVTAADHGAECVQRPHPGAGHGNVFDLREGRAAHRERVLFVDDSRLVRFAASRGLSPRFEVELADDGVVAWQALHATPGIKAVITDINMPRLDGVGLIERIRASSVDAIRDLPILVVTSVEEAVDRQRALEAGANDLVPKPFTDRDLADPIGRYLAADRPATELARGATDHGNVERRRPGLLLRAEQALMLHARHGLPLSLVHVRLLNHARIAGRWGNAWAEATMRHVERLLADRVRVEDTVGRSAPDTFTLILPATPESGAEQLRKRLDRALRQSPARFPSGSVGLELRTQVQLPGEVRDAERLLAIGMVRLDAPKVAQLSERRTGPATIASTPSR
- a CDS encoding response regulator, encoding MTRSTKTTRDTVLFIDDSRLMRFTARKSLAGDYEVVLAEGGDDAIRALADNPAITAVVTDLMMPETDGFDVIRHVRASEDDRIRALPIMAVTGSTVEGDRLRALELGADDLMTKPFRPSALRDRVARLLAGAQDDAPAASVVGPIPPVSGSSTADAGGEPVDGPDERFALPSAGTGGASPGGPAGREAGEGSGPRRIDVPAAANVERSRVGFVERLRQALALHVRHDLDIALLHLRLRNAAAIEAEMGGAMLNALMRHLEAELVEAVRAEDTVGRTGRDHYTVLLPATPLDGARRLRQRVKDALGDRPRQVRGRSVRPEIVAMIHVPKRDLDASALLVRPCAGPQGGRRPAGRDEGLHLRPVRDGDAGA